In the Gossypium arboreum isolate Shixiya-1 chromosome 10, ASM2569848v2, whole genome shotgun sequence genome, one interval contains:
- the LOC108461947 gene encoding uncharacterized protein LOC108461947, which produces MVFTCTFPCNPVFQFQRLFTRSRLQQHHSAPLLSPSNLKPSSSSSSSHHYSHTFSLIQDSAVIACLRGNSAEQAMEAARAAVNGGIAVLEIVRSTPGVFEVLQALANEYPTKAFGVGTVLTAQDAKTAMKAGAKFLMSPATVNDILDDVRDTDVLYMPGVMTPTEIYSAHNAGAKIVKIYPVSALGGERYISAIRKPFSHIPMVASQGITIDSVGDYIAQGAISVVLSDAIFDKEAMNQNNFDVVNRLATSAAVQGKIAVERKKR; this is translated from the exons ATGGTTTTCACATGCACCTTCCCTTGTAATCCTGTATTTCAATTCCAAAGACTATTTACAAGGAGCCGTCTTCAACAACACCACTCAGCCCCTCTATTATCACCTTCCAATCTCaagccttcttcttcttcttcctcatcTCATCATTATAGCCATACTTTTTCTCTCATTCAAGACTCTGCTGTTATTGCATGCCTTCGTGGCAACAG TGCTGAGCAGGCTATGGAAGCTGCTCGTGCTGCGGTTAATGGCGGCATTGCAGTT CTGGAAATTGTGAGATCAACCCCTGGTGTTTTTGAG GTCTTGCAGGCTCTGGCTAATGAATATCCAACTAAGGCCTTTGGT GTTGGGACGGTTTTAACTGCTCAGGATGCCAAAACTGCTATGAAGGCCGGAGCCAAGTTTCTTATGAGTCCTGCTACGGTGAAT GACATTCTAGATGATGTTCGAGACACTGATGTTCTATATATGCCTGGTGTAATGACCCCAACTGAA ATATACTCTGCTCATAATGCTGGTGCCAAGATTGTCAAG ATTTATCCTGTTTCCGCATTAGGTGGCGAACGATACATATCAGCAATTAGGAAGCCTTTTTCTCACATCCCCATGGTTGCTTCCCAGGGCATAACTATAG ATTCAGTAGGTGACTATATTGCTCAGGGAGCTATATCAGTCGTTTTATCGGATGCCATTTTCGATAAGGAGGCAATGAACCAAAACAACTTTGATGTCGTAAATCGACTTGCCACATCTGCAGCTGTGCAGGGCAAAATTGCTGTAGAAAG GAAGAAAAGATAA
- the LOC108461095 gene encoding protein ELC-like codes for MVPPPSTPSLDSQQIQQFLSSVLSQRGPSSLPYTEDSKWLIRQHLLSLTSRYPSLQPKTATFTHNDGRSVNLLQADGTIPMPYQGVTYNIPIIIWLIESYPRYPPVVYVNPTRDMIIKRPHPHVSPSGLVSIPYLQNWIYPSSNLVDLVINLGSAFSHDPPLYSQRRSNPNPNPPNYGQQQQPPPPRVAAAGYPPSPYGRAQPSQTEDAAEVYKRNAVNKLVEMVHGDIIKMRKEREAEMEGLFSAQGVLRKREEEVNKGLKEMQDEKEALEQQLQVVLMSTDVLAGWVRENEGKIKNLGKNNDSVDVDEVFHCADVLSKQMLDCTAADLAIEDVVYSLDKALQEGAVPFDQYLRNVRLLSREQFFHKATAAKVRAAQMQAQVASMAARAPHSHYAP; via the coding sequence ATGGTTCCACCGCCGTCTACGCCGTCGCTTGACTCCCAACAAATCCAACAATTCCTCTCCTCCGTCCTCTCCCAACGCGGCCCTTCTTCCCTCCCTTACACCGAAGACTCCAAATGGTTGATCCGCCAACACCTCCTTTCCCTCACCTCCCGCTACCCTTCCCTCCAACCCAAAACCGCCACTTTTACCCACAACGATGGCCGCTCCGTCAACCTCCTCCAAGCCGACGGTACCATCCCCATGCCTTACCAAGGCGTCACTTACAACATCCCCATCATAATCTGGCTCATCGAATCTTACCCTCGTTACCCTCCCGTTGTCTACGTGAATCCCACGCGCGACATGATCATCAAACGCCCCCATCCCCACGTTTCTCCCTCGGGGTTAGTTTCGATCCCTTATTTGCAGAATTGGATTTACCCAAGCTCTAATCTTGTTGATTTGGTCATTAATTTAGGCTCTGCTTTTTCTCATGATCCCCCGCTTTATTCCCAACGTCGCTCCAATCCTAACCCTAACCCGCCTAATTACGGGCAGCAGCAGCAGCCACCGCCACCGAGGGTTGCTGCCGCGGGTTATCCGCCTTCGCCTTATGGCAGGGCACAGCCATCTCAGACGGAGGATGCTGCGGAGGTTTACAAGAGGAATGCGGTGAATAAGTTGGTGGAGATGGTTCATGGAGATATAATTAAGATGAGAAAAGAAAGGGAAGCTGAAATGGAAGGGTTGTTTTCAGCTCAAGGAGTGTTGAGAAAGCGAGAGGAAGAGGTCAACAAAGGGTTGAAAGAAATGCAAGATGAAAAGGAAGCTTTGGAACAGCAGTTGCAGGTTGTTTTGATGAGCACCGATGTTTTGGCTGGTTGGGTTAGAGAGAACGAAGGGAAAATCAAGAACCTGGGGAAGAACAATGACAGTGTCGACGTCGACGAGGTGTTTCATTGTGCCGATGTGCTATCCAAGCAAATGTTGGATTGCACGGCTGCGGATTTAGCCATCGAGGACGTCGTTTATTCGTTGGATAAAGCCCTGCAAGAAGGGGCGGTGCCATTTGATCAGTATTTGAGGAATGTGAGGTTGTTGTCAAGGGAACAGTTCTTTCATAAGGCTACTGCTGCCAAAGTTAGGGCAGCTCAAATGCAGGCTCAGGTTGCTAGTATGGCTGCACGAGCACCGCATTCACATTACGCCCCATGA
- the LOC108461696 gene encoding uncharacterized protein LOC108461696: MEHYDMQAPRRGEMKHKGRNVVWSVAMDKCLIEALAIQAKNGNKIDKCFNENAYTAACIAVNSRFDLNLNNQKVVNRLKTIKKRYKVMRDMLSQEGFRWNPNTKMIECDSEDLWKGYVAAHPDAKGFRRKPIEMYDELKIVCGNYQAPSRWAKMKDGSHPVAYKNFEEDSASFVSPSSDDLSDTDGTQSYTGPPEYMQDVSQEPPPMEPLRQLPKRPRGSDSLQEAVLAVASSIRRLADAIEQSKTTINATELLDAVMEIDGLEEAKQMYAFEYLNADPIKARAFMTYNVRMRKTYLFRQFWWWK, translated from the exons ATGGAGCACTACGACATGCAGGCGCCTAGAAGGGGAGAGATGAAGCATAAAGGAAGAAATGTAGTTTGGTCGGTTGCAATGGACAAGTGTCTCATTGAAGCTCTGGCCATTCAGGCTAAAAACGGGAATAAAATCGACAAATGTTTCAACGAGAATGCTTATACTGCCGCTTGTATTGCCGTGAATTCTCGTTTTGATCTGAACTTGAACAATCAAAAAGTTGTTAACCGCCTTAAGACAATTAAGAAAAGGTACAAAGTAATGAGGGATATGCTAAGTCAAGAAGGATTTCGGTGGAATCCGAATACGAAGATGATCGAATGTGACAGTGAAGATCTTTGGAAAGGCTATGTTGCG GCACATCCTGATGCAAAAGGGTTCCGAAGAAAACCAATCGAGATGTATGATGAACTAAAGATTGTTTGCGGAAATTACCAAGCACCTAGTCGTTGGGCAAAGATGAAGGACGGAAGTCATCCGGTTGCTTATAAGAATTTCGAAGAAGATTCTGCTTCTTTTGTATCACCGAGTTCAGATGACCTAAGTGATACCGATGGAACACAGTCGTATACTGGGCCACCGGAGTATATGCAAGATGTTAGTCAAGAACCTCCTCCAATGGAGCCTCTCAGACAACTTCCAAAGCGGCCGCGTGGCTCGGATTCTCTTCAAGAGGCAGTGCTGGCAGTGGCATCCAGCATTCGGCGGTTGGCCGATGCAATTGAGCAGAGTAAAACTACAATCAATGCCACAGAATTGCTAGACGCTGTTATGGAGATCGATGGTCTGGAAGAAGCTAAACAGATGTATGCATTCGAGTATTTGAACGCTGACCCTATCAAAGCGAGAGCATTCATGACTTACAATGTTCGGATGAGGAAAACGTATTTGTTTAGGCAGTTTTGGTGGTGGAAATGA